The following coding sequences are from one Achromobacter sp. B7 window:
- a CDS encoding ABC transporter permease, with product MSLSGLLSQLLNGLADASALFLVAAGLSLIFGVTRVVNFAHGSFYMLGVYLAWTFTNWFGTGPAYWLGLLLAALVTGLVGLAAEWLVLKRLYRAPELFQLLATFALVLIIGDAALAIWGPEDLFAARAPGLSGAVQILGRRYPQYDLLLIAAGPVVLGLLWLLLMRTRWGRLLRAASENRNMLAALGVNQAWLFTSAFTLGAFLAGLGGALAAPRVPATLGLDLEIIASAFVVVVVGGLGSIPGAFLAAVLICSVKAVFVFLGQVAIGPWVFNLSKLTLLAEFAVMAVVLVVRPWGLLGQPPAPASHAGAPERPITPAGPRTRYAYGALLVLLALVPVATLQWPYLGILMTEILIAALFAASLHFLTGLAGMTSFGHAAWFGLGAYGAALLLKLAAIPMEAALLLGPFAAAFGALLFGWFCVRLSGVYLAMLTLAVAQILWAMAYQWDDVTGGSNGLIGLWPSAWLSQGPWFYYVTLALCAAGIAWLRRLAFAPLGYALRGVRDSPLRAEALGMDTRRVQWAGFVAASFAAGLAGSLYAFSKGSIAPDVLAVSRSVDGLVMVLLGGLQTLAGPLVGAAAYTWLQDVAARSTEYWHAVLGLAILVLVMAFPDGLAGAAARLNRRRA from the coding sequence ATGAGCCTGTCGGGGCTGCTGTCGCAGCTGCTTAACGGCCTGGCGGACGCCAGCGCCTTGTTCCTGGTGGCCGCGGGCTTATCGCTGATCTTCGGCGTGACCCGCGTGGTGAATTTCGCCCACGGCTCGTTCTACATGCTGGGCGTGTACCTGGCCTGGACCTTCACCAACTGGTTCGGCACCGGCCCCGCTTATTGGCTGGGCTTGCTGCTGGCCGCGCTGGTGACCGGGCTGGTCGGCCTGGCCGCCGAATGGTTGGTGCTGAAGCGGCTGTACCGCGCGCCCGAACTGTTTCAACTACTGGCCACCTTTGCACTGGTGCTGATCATCGGTGATGCGGCACTGGCCATCTGGGGCCCCGAGGACCTGTTCGCCGCGCGCGCGCCGGGCCTGTCCGGCGCCGTGCAGATTCTGGGCCGGCGCTATCCGCAATATGACCTGCTGCTGATCGCCGCCGGCCCCGTCGTGCTGGGGCTGCTGTGGCTGCTGCTGATGCGCACGCGCTGGGGCCGTTTGCTGCGCGCCGCCTCCGAAAACCGCAACATGCTGGCCGCCCTGGGCGTGAACCAGGCGTGGCTGTTTACGTCGGCCTTCACGCTGGGGGCGTTTCTGGCCGGGCTGGGCGGCGCGCTGGCCGCACCGCGCGTGCCGGCCACGCTGGGCCTGGACCTGGAAATCATCGCCAGCGCTTTTGTCGTGGTGGTGGTGGGCGGGCTGGGCTCCATTCCCGGCGCGTTCCTGGCCGCGGTGCTGATCTGCTCGGTCAAGGCTGTCTTCGTATTCCTGGGCCAGGTCGCCATCGGCCCCTGGGTGTTCAACCTGTCCAAACTGACCTTGCTGGCGGAATTTGCCGTGATGGCGGTCGTGCTGGTGGTGCGCCCCTGGGGATTGCTGGGCCAGCCGCCTGCCCCCGCGTCGCACGCCGGCGCGCCGGAACGGCCCATTACCCCCGCCGGCCCGCGTACGCGCTACGCCTATGGCGCGCTGCTGGTGCTGCTGGCCCTGGTGCCCGTCGCCACGCTGCAATGGCCGTATCTGGGCATCCTGATGACCGAGATCCTGATCGCCGCCCTGTTCGCCGCCAGCCTGCATTTTCTGACCGGCCTGGCGGGCATGACGTCGTTCGGCCACGCTGCCTGGTTTGGCCTGGGCGCGTATGGGGCCGCCCTGCTGCTGAAGCTGGCCGCCATCCCCATGGAAGCCGCGCTGTTGCTGGGCCCCTTCGCCGCGGCGTTCGGGGCGCTGCTGTTCGGCTGGTTCTGCGTGCGCCTGTCCGGCGTGTATCTGGCCATGTTGACGCTGGCCGTGGCGCAGATTCTGTGGGCAATGGCCTATCAGTGGGACGACGTCACCGGTGGCAGCAACGGCCTGATCGGGCTATGGCCGTCGGCGTGGCTGTCGCAAGGCCCGTGGTTCTATTACGTGACGCTGGCGCTGTGCGCGGCAGGCATCGCGTGGCTGCGCCGGCTGGCGTTTGCGCCGCTGGGCTACGCGCTGCGCGGCGTGCGCGATTCGCCGCTGCGCGCCGAGGCGCTGGGCATGGACACCCGCCGCGTGCAGTGGGCGGGCTTTGTCGCGGCGTCCTTCGCGGCGGGGCTGGCCGGGTCGTTGTACGCCTTTTCCAAGGGCAGCATCGCACCGGACGTGCTGGCGGTCAGCCGGTCGGTAGACGGGCTGGTGATGGTGTTGCTGGGCGGCCTGCAAACGCTGGCGGGGCCGCTGGTTGGCGCGGCCGCCTACACCTGGCTGCAAGACGTTGCCGCGCGCAGCACCGAGTACTGGCACGCGGTGCTGGGCCTGGCCATCCTGGTGCTGGTCATGGCATTTCCCGATGGCCTGGCGGGCGCCGCCGCGCGCCTGAACCGGAGGCGCGCATGA
- the rpmG gene encoding 50S ribosomal protein L33 has product MAKGIREKIKLESTAGTGHFYTTTKNKRNMPEKMLIKKFDPVARKHVDYKETKLK; this is encoded by the coding sequence ATGGCCAAAGGTATCCGCGAAAAGATCAAGCTCGAGTCGACTGCCGGCACGGGTCATTTCTACACGACGACCAAGAACAAGCGCAACATGCCCGAGAAGATGCTGATCAAGAAATTTGATCCGGTCGCTCGCAAGCACGTTGACTACAAGGAAACCAAGCTGAAGTAA
- a CDS encoding ABC transporter ATP-binding protein → MTSPTSPLLQVQGLRKSFGGIDALAGVSFTLDAGQMLALIGPNGAGKSTCFNALGGQLRPDAGSVRLGGRELVGLSAGRICQLGVGRTFQTAATFRSMTVCENVQTALLARDRLLFRAWRRAGRHALDEAMSLLAQVHMADKAHAHCGTLAYGDVKRVELAMALAHRPRLLLMDEPTAGMATNERHALMQLTRQLADSRRIAVLFTEHSLDVVFKHADRIAVLVRGALLAEGAPAVIAADERVRAAYLGTETP, encoded by the coding sequence ATGACCTCGCCCACCTCCCCCTTGTTGCAGGTGCAGGGCCTGCGCAAGTCCTTTGGCGGAATCGATGCCTTGGCGGGCGTGTCGTTCACGCTGGACGCCGGTCAGATGCTGGCGCTGATCGGGCCAAACGGCGCGGGCAAGTCCACCTGCTTTAACGCGCTGGGCGGCCAGTTGCGGCCCGATGCCGGATCCGTGCGGCTGGGTGGCCGCGAGCTGGTCGGCTTGTCGGCGGGCAGGATCTGCCAGCTGGGCGTGGGCCGCACCTTCCAGACCGCAGCCACGTTTCGTTCGATGACGGTGTGCGAAAACGTGCAGACCGCGCTGCTGGCGCGCGACCGCCTGCTGTTTCGCGCCTGGCGCCGCGCCGGCCGCCACGCGCTGGACGAGGCCATGAGCCTGCTGGCGCAGGTCCACATGGCGGACAAGGCCCACGCGCATTGCGGCACGCTGGCCTATGGCGACGTCAAGCGGGTGGAGCTTGCCATGGCCTTGGCGCACCGACCACGGCTGCTGCTGATGGATGAACCCACCGCGGGCATGGCCACCAACGAGCGGCACGCCCTGATGCAGCTGACGCGCCAGTTGGCCGACAGCCGGCGCATCGCCGTGCTGTTCACGGAACACAGCCTGGACGTGGTGTTCAAACACGCGGACCGCATCGCGGTACTGGTGCGCGGGGCTCTGCTGGCCGAAGGCGCCCCCGCCGTCATCGCGGCGGATGAGCGCGTGCGGGCCGCCTACCTGGGTACGGAAACACCCTGA
- a CDS encoding ABC transporter substrate-binding protein: MRFTPVKTLAAAAVMFAFAGAAQAADAPQCEIKRPVNFGAMNWESNLVLVDVERFIMEKGYGCKTETLPTETLPALAALERGDLDINTEIWLNSVADPWDRAQKTGKVKRIGDLYMGAEGWYIPRYTAERLPELKSAADLPKFKDEFKDPEEPGKGRFYGCPAGWGCEVTSNNLFHALKLDDTYTLYSPGTGAAQKAALMSAYKRKQNVVFYYWSPTPLVGAMDLVKLDMPPYDAEKHKCLTSTKCAKPEPSAYPDNPVFTAVNTKFSEEAPTLTEFLSKVSVPLPVINETLAHMEESGDESNAVAKWFLKNKPDVWTKWVPADVATRVQSAL, translated from the coding sequence ATGCGTTTTACCCCTGTCAAGACCCTGGCCGCCGCGGCCGTTATGTTTGCATTTGCCGGCGCGGCCCAAGCCGCCGACGCTCCGCAGTGTGAAATCAAGCGCCCGGTCAATTTCGGCGCCATGAACTGGGAATCCAACCTGGTTCTGGTCGATGTCGAACGTTTCATCATGGAAAAGGGCTACGGTTGCAAGACCGAAACCCTGCCGACGGAAACGCTGCCTGCCCTGGCCGCGCTGGAGCGCGGCGATCTGGACATCAATACCGAAATCTGGCTGAACAGCGTGGCGGACCCCTGGGACCGCGCGCAAAAGACCGGCAAGGTCAAGCGCATCGGCGACTTGTACATGGGCGCCGAAGGCTGGTACATCCCGCGTTACACCGCTGAACGCCTGCCCGAACTGAAGTCCGCCGCCGACCTGCCCAAGTTCAAGGACGAATTCAAGGATCCGGAAGAACCCGGCAAGGGCCGTTTCTACGGCTGCCCGGCGGGCTGGGGTTGCGAAGTCACCAGCAACAACCTGTTCCACGCCTTGAAGCTGGACGATACCTACACCCTGTACTCGCCCGGCACGGGCGCCGCGCAGAAAGCCGCGCTGATGTCGGCTTACAAGCGCAAGCAGAACGTGGTGTTCTATTACTGGTCCCCCACGCCGCTGGTGGGCGCGATGGATCTGGTCAAGCTCGACATGCCGCCTTACGATGCCGAAAAGCACAAGTGCCTGACGTCGACCAAGTGCGCCAAGCCCGAGCCCAGCGCCTACCCGGACAACCCCGTCTTCACGGCGGTGAACACCAAGTTCTCGGAAGAAGCGCCCACGCTGACCGAGTTCCTGTCCAAGGTGTCGGTGCCGCTGCCGGTCATCAACGAAACCCTGGCCCACATGGAAGAGTCCGGTGACGAATCGAACGCCGTGGCCAAGTGGTTCTTGAAGAACAAGCCCGACGTCTGGACCAAGTGGGTTCCCGCCGACGTCGCCACGCGCGTCCAAAGCGCGCTGTAA
- a CDS encoding proline/glycine betaine ABC transporter permease encodes MFPEIIPARQVRAAIDGFVDHLVTNYADTLETLSQPVLHALVWLEQLLRSSPWWAVVAVTIAIAWGVSRRIGLSLAMGALLCVIGVLGLWDAGMQTLALMIMAAGLSVLIGIPLGVLMARINWLRSIMLPVLDVMQTMPSFVYLIPVVMLFGLGKIPAIIATVIYAVPPLIRLTDLGIRLVDREVLEASRAFGANPRQQLFGVQLPLALPNIMAGINQTTMMALSMVVIASMIGARGLGYEVLLGINRLEVGRGLLAGLGIVVLAVLFDRITQSYGQRMRMGGQR; translated from the coding sequence ATGTTTCCTGAAATTATTCCCGCCCGTCAGGTCAGGGCGGCGATCGACGGGTTCGTCGATCACCTGGTCACCAACTACGCGGACACGCTAGAGACCCTGTCTCAGCCGGTCCTGCACGCCCTGGTGTGGCTGGAGCAGTTGCTGCGCAGCTCGCCCTGGTGGGCCGTCGTCGCCGTCACCATCGCGATCGCGTGGGGCGTCAGCCGCCGCATCGGCCTGAGCCTGGCCATGGGCGCGCTGCTGTGCGTCATCGGCGTGCTGGGTCTGTGGGACGCCGGCATGCAGACGCTGGCGCTGATGATCATGGCCGCCGGCCTGTCGGTGCTGATCGGCATCCCGCTGGGCGTGCTGATGGCACGCATCAACTGGCTGCGTTCCATCATGCTGCCCGTGCTGGACGTGATGCAGACGATGCCCAGCTTCGTCTACCTGATTCCGGTTGTGATGCTGTTTGGCCTGGGCAAGATTCCCGCCATCATCGCCACCGTGATCTACGCCGTGCCGCCGCTGATCCGCCTGACCGACCTGGGTATCCGCCTGGTCGACCGCGAAGTGCTGGAAGCGTCGCGCGCCTTTGGCGCCAACCCGCGCCAGCAACTGTTTGGCGTGCAATTGCCGCTGGCGTTGCCCAACATCATGGCCGGTATCAACCAGACCACGATGATGGCGCTGTCCATGGTGGTGATTGCGTCGATGATCGGCGCGCGCGGCCTGGGCTATGAAGTGTTGCTGGGCATCAACCGCCTGGAAGTGGGCCGTGGCCTGCTGGCGGGCCTGGGTATCGTGGTGCTGGCCGTGCTGTTCGACCGGATCACGCAATCGTATGGACAGCGCATGCGCATGGGAGGCCAGCGATGA
- a CDS encoding Bcr/CflA family multidrug efflux MFS transporter, whose translation MGALTAIGPFAIDMYLPAFPTIAANLGVPRGDVERTLAAYLIGLALAQVFYGPMADRFGRKPPLMVGLALFMIASLGCALSGSVEALTGWRVVQAMGGAAGIVIPRAVIRDHYETHEAARAMSLLMLIMGLAPILAPLAGGQLLAIASWRSLFWIMLAGGAMLMVAVARIMKESLAPERVVPLRWSTILRNYRDLFRHRGFMAHSLAGGFGQAGMFAYIIGSPRVFIELYGVQPQYYGLLFGTNALSLIVCSQISARLLRTYQPRQLQRYALTSLAIASLVAVGLTLAGWMTLPLLMVCLICYMGSQGFVNPNSAALALSDQGKRLGAASALLGTLQLSCGALAGFAVSAWQTDSALPLTTTLATCACLSWISGRVARSHTA comes from the coding sequence ATGGGCGCGCTGACCGCGATCGGTCCGTTCGCCATCGATATGTATTTGCCGGCGTTCCCGACCATCGCGGCAAACCTGGGCGTGCCGCGCGGCGATGTCGAACGCACGCTGGCCGCCTACCTGATCGGCCTGGCGCTGGCGCAGGTGTTCTACGGCCCGATGGCCGACCGCTTCGGCCGCAAGCCGCCGCTGATGGTAGGCCTGGCGCTGTTCATGATTGCCTCGCTGGGCTGCGCGCTGTCCGGCTCGGTTGAAGCGCTGACCGGCTGGCGCGTGGTGCAGGCCATGGGCGGCGCGGCCGGTATCGTGATCCCGCGCGCCGTCATTCGCGACCACTACGAAACCCACGAAGCCGCGCGCGCGATGTCGCTGCTGATGCTGATCATGGGGCTGGCCCCGATTCTTGCACCGCTGGCGGGCGGGCAGTTGCTGGCCATCGCGTCCTGGCGCAGCCTGTTCTGGATCATGCTGGCTGGCGGCGCAATGCTGATGGTGGCCGTGGCCCGCATCATGAAGGAATCGCTGGCGCCCGAACGCGTGGTGCCACTGCGCTGGAGCACCATCTTGCGCAACTATCGCGACCTGTTCCGGCATCGTGGCTTCATGGCGCACAGCCTGGCGGGCGGTTTCGGTCAGGCCGGCATGTTTGCCTACATCATTGGATCGCCGCGTGTCTTTATCGAGCTCTACGGCGTGCAGCCGCAGTACTACGGGCTGCTGTTCGGCACGAATGCGCTGTCGCTGATCGTTTGTTCGCAGATCAGCGCGCGACTGCTGCGCACCTATCAGCCCCGCCAGTTGCAGCGTTACGCGCTGACGTCGCTGGCCATTGCCAGCCTGGTCGCGGTGGGCTTGACGCTGGCCGGTTGGATGACGTTGCCTCTCTTGATGGTGTGCTTGATCTGCTACATGGGCAGCCAGGGCTTCGTGAACCCGAATTCGGCCGCGCTGGCGCTGTCGGACCAAGGCAAGCGCCTGGGCGCGGCGTCGGCGCTATTGGGGACGCTGCAATTGTCCTGCGGCGCGTTGGCCGGCTTTGCCGTCAGCGCCTGGCAGACCGACAGCGCCCTGCCCCTGACCACCACGCTGGCCACGTGCGCGTGCCTGTCCTGGATCTCGGGGCGTGTGGCGCGTTCGCACACCGCCTGA
- a CDS encoding class I SAM-dependent methyltransferase gives MNPLLSVVERKLQALPVPVQLVLPDGAVVGPPDPRVRFVTHDKAALVHLAEGAVGVLGQDYVEGRIDIEGNMRDVMAAASALLPGSPVEAARGGWLTELVRRVMSVWRHSIERDAKQIEFHYDLSDDFYALWLDPRRVYSCAYFRTPDMTLAQAQEAKLDHICRKLRLRPGERFLDVGAGWGGLLLWAAEHYGVDATGITLSRNQHAYVTKLIEEKGLSGRVRMSLLDYRKLDETAPFDKIASVGMFEHVGRAQLDGYFAKLRRLLRPGGLIMNHGITAAGVYNAELGNGMGEFIEKYIFPGGELTHISVVMQAMTNGGLEEVDVENLRPHYARTLWAWSDALEARLPEAAQVLHGEEGARSLRAYRLYLAGCAMAFEHGWIALHQILGQTPAVGRADELDNPGDLAYPWRRDYMYGDSESPAR, from the coding sequence GTGAATCCTTTGCTGTCTGTCGTGGAACGCAAACTTCAAGCCCTGCCGGTGCCGGTGCAACTGGTGCTGCCCGATGGCGCGGTGGTCGGGCCGCCCGATCCGCGCGTGCGATTCGTCACGCACGACAAGGCCGCGCTGGTGCACCTGGCCGAAGGCGCCGTCGGCGTGCTGGGGCAGGACTACGTGGAAGGGCGCATCGATATCGAAGGCAATATGCGCGACGTCATGGCGGCCGCCTCGGCGTTGCTGCCGGGCTCGCCCGTGGAGGCCGCGCGCGGCGGCTGGTTGACCGAACTGGTGCGCCGCGTGATGTCGGTGTGGCGCCATTCCATCGAGCGCGACGCCAAGCAGATCGAATTCCACTACGACCTGTCGGATGACTTCTATGCGCTGTGGCTGGACCCGCGCCGCGTGTATTCCTGCGCCTATTTCCGCACGCCGGACATGACGCTGGCACAGGCCCAGGAGGCAAAGCTGGATCACATCTGCCGCAAACTGCGGCTGCGCCCGGGCGAACGCTTTCTGGATGTGGGCGCGGGCTGGGGCGGGTTGCTGTTGTGGGCCGCCGAGCACTATGGCGTGGACGCCACCGGCATCACGCTGTCGCGCAACCAGCACGCCTATGTGACAAAGCTGATCGAGGAAAAGGGCCTGTCGGGCCGGGTCCGCATGTCGCTGCTGGACTACCGCAAGCTGGATGAAACCGCCCCTTTCGACAAGATTGCGTCGGTGGGCATGTTCGAGCACGTGGGCCGCGCGCAACTGGACGGCTATTTCGCCAAGCTGCGCCGTCTGTTGCGTCCCGGCGGCTTGATCATGAACCATGGCATCACCGCGGCGGGCGTCTACAACGCCGAACTGGGCAACGGCATGGGCGAGTTCATCGAAAAGTACATCTTTCCGGGCGGTGAGCTGACGCACATCAGCGTGGTCATGCAGGCGATGACCAATGGCGGCCTGGAAGAGGTGGACGTTGAAAACCTGCGCCCGCATTACGCCCGCACGCTGTGGGCCTGGAGCGATGCGCTGGAAGCCCGGCTGCCCGAAGCGGCGCAGGTGCTGCACGGGGAAGAGGGCGCCCGGTCGCTACGTGCCTACCGCCTGTACCTGGCGGGCTGCGCCATGGCGTTCGAGCACGGCTGGATCGCGCTGCATCAGATCCTGGGCCAGACGCCTGCCGTGGGCCGCGCCGACGAATTGGACAACCCGGGCGACCTGGCCTACCCATGGCGTCGCGACTACATGTATGGCGACTCCGAAAGTCCGGCCCGCTGA
- a CDS encoding glycine betaine/L-proline ABC transporter ATP-binding protein, giving the protein MSKIEVKNIYKVFGSHPKKWLAAAQGGMSKEQLLAESGHTLGLRDISLSIEEGSIYVIMGLSGSGKSTLIRHFNRLIEPSAGHILVDGVDVVSLNKRDLEIFRQKKMSMVFQRFGLFPHRTVLDNAAYGLTVQGVGKAEREKRARDWLEQVGLAGFENQYPHQLSGGMQQRVGLARALATDAEILLMDEAFSALDPLIRREMQDQLLQLQAKLNKTIVFITHDLDEALRLGNRIAILKDGELVQEGTPEDILLNPANDYVQSFLQDVNRTKVLNATHAVNPARLTLTMRSRPAHALDRMRAMDYEYAPVLDGKRLAGVLTAKAAEQAIQEGVRDVSRFVEDLASVPATAGLGEVLAQLVHSDQPVAVTGEDDEFLGMLSRKKVVELVTPALTENATAEPAAMDLASEPVHEPRDQAA; this is encoded by the coding sequence ATGAGCAAGATCGAAGTCAAGAACATCTACAAGGTCTTCGGATCGCATCCGAAGAAATGGCTGGCGGCCGCCCAGGGCGGCATGAGCAAGGAACAGCTGTTGGCCGAAAGCGGCCACACGCTGGGCCTGCGCGACATCAGCCTGTCGATTGAAGAGGGCAGCATCTACGTCATCATGGGCCTGTCCGGGTCCGGCAAGTCGACGCTGATCCGCCACTTCAACCGCCTGATCGAACCCAGCGCCGGCCACATCCTGGTCGATGGCGTGGACGTCGTCAGCCTGAACAAGCGAGACCTCGAAATCTTCCGTCAAAAGAAGATGAGCATGGTGTTCCAGCGCTTTGGCCTGTTCCCGCACCGCACCGTGCTGGACAACGCCGCATACGGCCTGACGGTGCAGGGCGTGGGCAAGGCTGAACGCGAGAAGCGCGCCCGCGACTGGCTTGAGCAGGTGGGCCTGGCCGGCTTCGAAAACCAGTATCCGCACCAGCTGTCCGGCGGCATGCAGCAGCGGGTGGGCCTGGCGCGGGCGCTGGCCACCGACGCCGAAATCCTGCTGATGGATGAAGCGTTCTCGGCGCTGGACCCGCTTATTCGACGCGAAATGCAGGACCAGCTGCTGCAACTGCAAGCCAAGCTGAACAAGACCATCGTGTTCATCACGCACGATCTGGACGAAGCGCTGCGCCTGGGCAACCGCATCGCCATCCTGAAGGACGGCGAACTGGTGCAGGAAGGCACGCCGGAAGACATCCTGCTGAATCCGGCCAATGACTACGTGCAGTCCTTCCTGCAAGACGTGAACCGCACCAAGGTGCTGAACGCCACGCACGCCGTCAACCCCGCGCGCCTGACCTTGACGATGCGTTCGCGTCCGGCGCATGCGCTGGACCGCATGCGCGCCATGGACTACGAATACGCGCCGGTGCTGGACGGCAAGCGCCTGGCCGGCGTGCTGACCGCCAAGGCGGCCGAGCAGGCCATCCAGGAAGGCGTGCGCGATGTGTCGCGTTTCGTGGAAGACCTGGCGTCCGTGCCGGCCACCGCCGGCCTGGGCGAAGTGCTGGCCCAACTGGTGCACAGCGACCAACCGGTTGCCGTTACCGGCGAAGACGACGAATTCCTGGGCATGCTGTCGCGCAAGAAGGTCGTTGAACTGGTGACGCCGGCGCTCACGGAAAACGCCACGGCGGAACCCGCCGCGATGGATCTGGCAAGCGAACCCGTGCACGAGCCCCGCGACCAGGCCGCCTGA
- a CDS encoding tautomerase family protein → MPILNVQILQGHSAAQKAALLRAASDAVVQSIAAPLPSVRIVLQEVPAENVIVAGEIGKRMVRVDVALIEGRDEAKKAALIAALNQAVCSSIDISGEDVRVLIRDVPKVDMGVANGISAKAAGR, encoded by the coding sequence ATGCCCATTTTGAATGTCCAGATCCTGCAAGGCCACTCGGCCGCCCAGAAGGCCGCCTTGTTGCGCGCCGCGTCCGACGCGGTCGTCCAGAGCATTGCCGCGCCGCTGCCCAGCGTGCGCATCGTCTTGCAGGAAGTGCCCGCTGAAAACGTGATCGTGGCCGGTGAAATCGGCAAGCGCATGGTGCGCGTCGACGTGGCGCTGATCGAAGGGCGCGACGAAGCCAAGAAGGCCGCGCTGATCGCCGCGCTGAACCAGGCCGTGTGCAGCAGTATCGATATCTCGGGCGAAGACGTGCGGGTGCTGATCCGCGACGTGCCCAAGGTGGACATGGGCGTGGCCAACGGCATCAGCGCCAAGGCCGCCGGCCGCTAA
- a CDS encoding ABC transporter substrate-binding protein has product MLRPCLTLLRRALAPALLALALTPVGAATTKDKEPPIRIGEINSYKAIPAFLGPYKKGWQLAVEEVNAGGGVLGRKLEVISRDDNGNPGDSVRAAQELIAREKVELIFGGFLSNTGLALTDFAKQQQVFFLAAEPLTDKITWQEGNRYTWRLRPSTWMHVAALAPKALALRKKRWAIVYPNYEYGQSAVATFKAMMKSFQSDVEFVAEQAVPLGKVDAGAVVQALADAKPDAIFNVLFAADLTRFVREGNTRGLFENMPVVSVLSGEPEYLEPLGADTPSGWIVTGYPWYAIDTPANTAFVDAYKKRYNETPKVGSVVGYASLMSIAQGLKAAGAVDTEKLVDAFGGLKVDTPYGPIQYRKIDHQSTMGVYVGVTAVEDGKGVMKDFAYIDGARLQPPDEQVRKMRPAN; this is encoded by the coding sequence ATGCTTCGTCCCTGCCTTACTTTGCTGCGCCGCGCGCTCGCGCCCGCACTCCTGGCCCTGGCACTGACGCCTGTTGGCGCCGCCACCACCAAGGACAAGGAACCGCCCATACGCATCGGCGAGATCAACAGCTACAAGGCCATTCCCGCCTTTCTTGGCCCCTACAAAAAGGGCTGGCAATTGGCGGTGGAAGAGGTCAACGCCGGTGGTGGCGTGTTGGGCCGGAAGCTGGAAGTGATTTCGCGCGATGACAACGGCAACCCGGGCGATTCGGTACGCGCCGCCCAGGAGCTCATTGCCCGCGAAAAAGTAGAGCTGATCTTCGGCGGCTTTCTGTCCAACACCGGCCTGGCGCTGACCGACTTCGCCAAGCAGCAGCAGGTGTTTTTCCTGGCCGCCGAGCCGCTGACCGACAAGATCACCTGGCAAGAGGGCAACCGCTACACCTGGCGCCTGCGCCCGTCCACCTGGATGCACGTGGCGGCGCTTGCGCCCAAGGCCCTGGCCTTGCGCAAGAAGCGCTGGGCCATCGTCTACCCCAATTACGAATACGGGCAGTCCGCCGTGGCCACCTTCAAGGCCATGATGAAGTCGTTCCAGTCGGATGTGGAATTCGTGGCGGAACAGGCCGTGCCGCTGGGCAAGGTAGACGCGGGCGCCGTGGTGCAGGCCCTGGCCGACGCCAAGCCCGATGCCATCTTTAACGTGCTGTTCGCCGCCGACCTGACGCGGTTTGTGCGCGAGGGCAACACGCGCGGCTTGTTCGAGAACATGCCGGTGGTGTCCGTGCTGTCGGGCGAACCGGAATACCTGGAACCGCTGGGCGCCGACACGCCCAGCGGCTGGATCGTGACCGGCTACCCCTGGTACGCCATCGACACCCCCGCCAATACCGCCTTCGTGGACGCCTACAAGAAGCGCTACAACGAAACGCCCAAGGTGGGCTCGGTGGTGGGCTATGCGTCCCTGATGTCGATCGCCCAGGGGCTGAAAGCCGCCGGCGCCGTGGATACGGAAAAGCTGGTGGACGCGTTTGGCGGCCTCAAGGTGGACACACCCTACGGCCCGATCCAATACCGCAAGATCGACCACCAATCGACGATGGGCGTCTACGTGGGCGTCACGGCGGTGGAAGACGGCAAGGGCGTCATGAAAGACTTCGCCTACATCGACGGCGCGCGCTTGCAGCCGCCCGATGAGCAGGTGCGCAAGATGCGTCCCGCCAACTGA
- the rpmB gene encoding 50S ribosomal protein L28: MARVCQVTGKGPMVGNNVSHANNKTKRRFLPNLQSRRFWVESENRWVRLRVSAKAIRTIDKNGIDAVLAEMRARGELA; this comes from the coding sequence ATGGCACGCGTATGCCAAGTGACCGGCAAAGGCCCGATGGTGGGCAACAATGTTTCGCACGCGAACAACAAGACCAAGCGTCGCTTCCTGCCCAACCTGCAATCGCGCCGGTTCTGGGTTGAAAGCGAAAACCGCTGGGTTCGCCTGCGTGTTTCGGCCAAGGCCATCCGCACGATCGACAAGAACGGCATCGACGCCGTGCTGGCCGAAATGCGTGCCCGCGGCGAACTGGCCTAA